Within Metabacillus sp. KUDC1714, the genomic segment ATAGTAACTATATAGTCAAGGGTGGTGTTGTAAAAAAATGAATAATAAGAGAGGTCAATATTTAACGACAGGTGAATTTGCTAAACTGTGCAAAGTAAACAAACAGACACTTTTTTATTACGATCAAATTGGACTATTGTCTCCAGTACTTAAAAGTGAAAAAGGATATCGATATTATACAATTCGCCAGTTTGATCTATTCATTGTTATTGATTTATTAAAGGATTTGGGGATGTCTCTTACCGATATAAAACAATACATGCAAAATAAATCGCCTGAGCGTTTTTTGTCTCTAATGTATCAACAAAAAGAAGAGATTGTGAAGATGCGTCAGGAGATTGAAACCAAGGAAAAAATGATCGAAACAAAACTAAAATTAATGGAAGAAGCGTCACATCTTGATTTTCATCAAATTACGTATGAACATTTACCGGAAGCAACACTTTATTTAAGTAGAAATATTGAAAATATGTCTGATGAAGAATTTGTAGAGGTCTTCTCAGATTTTATTGATGAATTGTATGTATCACATCTTGATACTGGTTTTCCAATAGGTGTTATTACGAAACGAGAGCAAATTTTAAAGGGAGAATTCACTAATTATAGCCATTTTTATATTGAGCAATCAAATCCTAAGGAAGGATATCCGTATTTTCAATCGATTGCGGGTGATTTTCTCATTGGATATCATATTGGGGATGAGAAAACCATACATAACACGTATAAGCGACTTTTCTCAGAGATGGAACGTTTAAATTTATCCTTAGGAGAGTATGTTTTTGAAGAGTATGTTTATGATACAGTTGTAAAGAAACATAAGGA encodes:
- a CDS encoding MerR family transcriptional regulator — protein: MNNKRGQYLTTGEFAKLCKVNKQTLFYYDQIGLLSPVLKSEKGYRYYTIRQFDLFIVIDLLKDLGMSLTDIKQYMQNKSPERFLSLMYQQKEEIVKMRQEIETKEKMIETKLKLMEEASHLDFHQITYEHLPEATLYLSRNIENMSDEEFVEVFSDFIDELYVSHLDTGFPIGVITKREQILKGEFTNYSHFYIEQSNPKEGYPYFQSIAGDFLIGYHIGDEKTIHNTYKRLFSEMERLNLSLGEYVFEEYVYDTVVKKHKEQYVTKIMIQVVQIVDEC